The Drosophila mauritiana strain mau12 chromosome 2R, ASM438214v1, whole genome shotgun sequence genome has a segment encoding these proteins:
- the LOC117138505 gene encoding LOW QUALITY PROTEIN: uncharacterized protein LOC117138505 (The sequence of the model RefSeq protein was modified relative to this genomic sequence to represent the inferred CDS: substituted 1 base at 1 genomic stop codon), with the protein MEMNTFDQIAVDMDDGARWYREIYEIFDVTLVPPRQFICHDLAPYHEPKPDSPDQVFEYKDFLSYLGVLQTLPLDTLXLLEKPL; encoded by the coding sequence CTTCGACCAGATAGCGGTGGACATGGACGACGGAGCGAGATGGTACCGGGAGATTTATGAGATCTTTGACGTGACACTGGTGCCACCACGTCAGTTCATCTGTCACGATTTGGCACCGTACCACGAACCGAAGCCCGATTCACCTGACCAGGTGTTCGAGTACAAGGACTTCCTGAGCTACCTGGGCGTCCTGCAAACTCTGCCTTTGGACACCTTGTAGCTCCTCGAAAAGCCCCTCTGA